The following are encoded in a window of Vidua macroura isolate BioBank_ID:100142 chromosome 26, ASM2450914v1, whole genome shotgun sequence genomic DNA:
- the SIRT6 gene encoding NAD-dependent protein deacylase sirtuin-6 isoform X3, with the protein MASLTPPAGSFLLPPQPPMAPSVSPPEPQQFLGSLKRGLGGATGTLWSLSRAKGMIFDPPEELERKVQELAELIRSSSHVVFHTGAGISTASGIPDFRGPNGVWTMEEKGLSPKFDTTFENARPSKTHMALLGLQRVGILKFLVSQNVDGLHVRSGFPRDKLAELHGNMFVEECVKCGKQYVRDAVVGSMGLKPTGRLCSVTKARGLRACRGKLRDTILDWEDSLPDRDLTLADEACRKADLSVTLGTSLQIKPSGNLPLITKKRGGKLVIVNLQATKHVWLQPTPQQSPRASSCPTGNDTRGTSPCPWEGPFVP; encoded by the exons ATGGCCTCCCTGACCCCACCCGCCggctccttccttctccccccacagccccccatggctccctccgtgtccccccccgaGCCCCAGCAGTTCTTGGGAAGCCTAAAACGGGGTTTGGGGGGAGCCACAGGGACACTCTGGAGCCTGTCCCGAGCCAAGGGGatg atttttgaCCCTCCGGAGGAGCTGGAGCGGAAggtgcaggagctggcagagctgatcCGGAGCTCCTCCCATGTGGTGTTCCACACGGGGGCAGGGATCAGCACGGCCTCGGGCATCCCTGACTTCAG GGGCCCCAATGGTGTCTGGACTATGGAAGAGAAAGGGCTCTCCCCAAAATTCGACACCACCTTCGAGAATGCCAGGCCCTCCAAGACTCACATggcgctgctggggctgcagagagTGGGAATCCTGAAATTCCTGGTCAGCCAGAACGTGGACGGCCTGCACGTGCGGTCAGGATTCCCACG GGACAAGTTGGCCGAGCTCCACGGGAACATGTTTGTGGAAGAGTGCGTGAAATGCGGGAA GCAGTACGTGCGCGACGCCGTCGTGGGCAGCATGGGGCTCAAGCCCACCGGCCGCCTCTGCAGCGTCACCAAggcccgggggctgcgggccTGCAG AGGGAAGTTACGAGACACTATTCTGGATTGGGAAGATTCCCTGCCCGACCGTGACCTGACGCTGGCAGATGAAGCCTGCAG gaaaGCTGATCTCTCCGTCACCCTGGGGACCTCTCTGCAGATCAAACCCAGCGGGAACCTCCCGTTGATCACCAAGAAGAGAGGAGGGAAGTTGGTCATTGTCAACCTCCAGGCAACCAAACAC gtgTGGCTCCAGCCCACgccgcagcagagccccagggccAGCTCATGTCCCACTGGGAATGACACACGGGGGACATCGCCGTGTCCCTGGGAGGGGCCCTTTGTCCCCTGA
- the SIRT6 gene encoding NAD-dependent protein deacylase sirtuin-6 isoform X2, with protein sequence MAVNYAAGLSPYSDKGKCGLPEIFDPPEELERKVQELAELIRSSSHVVFHTGAGISTASGIPDFRGPNGVWTMEEKGLSPKFDTTFENARPSKTHMALLGLQRVGILKFLVSQNVDGLHVRSGFPRDKLAELHGNMFVEECVKCGKQYVRDAVVGSMGLKPTGRLCSVTKARGLRACRGKLRDTILDWEDSLPDRDLTLADEACRKADLSVTLGTSLQIKPSGNLPLITKKRGGKLVIVNLQATKHDRQADLRIHGYVDEVMTKLMKHLGLEVPEWTGPVVVESSELAKGEQLQGRLKEEPLGQHNGTGAPCAGNVPLERRDGLKQECPSPDTGPTPVKKMKVEPLLT encoded by the exons aTGGCGGTGAATTACGCGGCCGGGCTGTCCCCGTACTCGGACAAGGGCAAGTGCGGCCTCCCCGAG atttttgaCCCTCCGGAGGAGCTGGAGCGGAAggtgcaggagctggcagagctgatcCGGAGCTCCTCCCATGTGGTGTTCCACACGGGGGCAGGGATCAGCACGGCCTCGGGCATCCCTGACTTCAG GGGCCCCAATGGTGTCTGGACTATGGAAGAGAAAGGGCTCTCCCCAAAATTCGACACCACCTTCGAGAATGCCAGGCCCTCCAAGACTCACATggcgctgctggggctgcagagagTGGGAATCCTGAAATTCCTGGTCAGCCAGAACGTGGACGGCCTGCACGTGCGGTCAGGATTCCCACG GGACAAGTTGGCCGAGCTCCACGGGAACATGTTTGTGGAAGAGTGCGTGAAATGCGGGAA GCAGTACGTGCGCGACGCCGTCGTGGGCAGCATGGGGCTCAAGCCCACCGGCCGCCTCTGCAGCGTCACCAAggcccgggggctgcgggccTGCAG AGGGAAGTTACGAGACACTATTCTGGATTGGGAAGATTCCCTGCCCGACCGTGACCTGACGCTGGCAGATGAAGCCTGCAG gaaaGCTGATCTCTCCGTCACCCTGGGGACCTCTCTGCAGATCAAACCCAGCGGGAACCTCCCGTTGATCACCAAGAAGAGAGGAGGGAAGTTGGTCATTGTCAACCTCCAGGCAACCAAACAC GACCGCCAGGCCGACCTGCGCATCCACGGCTACGTCGACGAGGTGATGACCAAGCTGATGAAGCAcctggggctggaggtgcccgagtGGACGGGGCCAGTGGTGGTGGAGAGCTCCGAGCTGGCCAAGGGcgagcagctgcaggggaggCTGAAGGAGGAGCCCCTGGGCCAGCACAACGGCACGGGAGCGCCGTGTGCCGGGAACGTGCCGCTGGAGCGCCGTGATGGGCTCAAGCAGGAGTGTCCCAGCCCGGACACGGGGCCAACGCCGGTGAAGAAGATGAAGGTGGAGCCTCTCCTCACCTGA
- the SIRT6 gene encoding NAD-dependent protein deacylase sirtuin-6 isoform X1, producing MATAASAPHRGGTEAFVCPQHIPRLPPCPPSIFDPPEELERKVQELAELIRSSSHVVFHTGAGISTASGIPDFRGPNGVWTMEEKGLSPKFDTTFENARPSKTHMALLGLQRVGILKFLVSQNVDGLHVRSGFPRDKLAELHGNMFVEECVKCGKQYVRDAVVGSMGLKPTGRLCSVTKARGLRACRGKLRDTILDWEDSLPDRDLTLADEACRKADLSVTLGTSLQIKPSGNLPLITKKRGGKLVIVNLQATKHDRQADLRIHGYVDEVMTKLMKHLGLEVPEWTGPVVVESSELAKGEQLQGRLKEEPLGQHNGTGAPCAGNVPLERRDGLKQECPSPDTGPTPVKKMKVEPLLT from the exons ATGGCAACCGCGGCCTCGGCCCCGCACCGGGGAGGGACCGAGGCCTTTGTGTGTCCCCAGCACATCCCGCggctccctccctgtcccccttcC atttttgaCCCTCCGGAGGAGCTGGAGCGGAAggtgcaggagctggcagagctgatcCGGAGCTCCTCCCATGTGGTGTTCCACACGGGGGCAGGGATCAGCACGGCCTCGGGCATCCCTGACTTCAG GGGCCCCAATGGTGTCTGGACTATGGAAGAGAAAGGGCTCTCCCCAAAATTCGACACCACCTTCGAGAATGCCAGGCCCTCCAAGACTCACATggcgctgctggggctgcagagagTGGGAATCCTGAAATTCCTGGTCAGCCAGAACGTGGACGGCCTGCACGTGCGGTCAGGATTCCCACG GGACAAGTTGGCCGAGCTCCACGGGAACATGTTTGTGGAAGAGTGCGTGAAATGCGGGAA GCAGTACGTGCGCGACGCCGTCGTGGGCAGCATGGGGCTCAAGCCCACCGGCCGCCTCTGCAGCGTCACCAAggcccgggggctgcgggccTGCAG AGGGAAGTTACGAGACACTATTCTGGATTGGGAAGATTCCCTGCCCGACCGTGACCTGACGCTGGCAGATGAAGCCTGCAG gaaaGCTGATCTCTCCGTCACCCTGGGGACCTCTCTGCAGATCAAACCCAGCGGGAACCTCCCGTTGATCACCAAGAAGAGAGGAGGGAAGTTGGTCATTGTCAACCTCCAGGCAACCAAACAC GACCGCCAGGCCGACCTGCGCATCCACGGCTACGTCGACGAGGTGATGACCAAGCTGATGAAGCAcctggggctggaggtgcccgagtGGACGGGGCCAGTGGTGGTGGAGAGCTCCGAGCTGGCCAAGGGcgagcagctgcaggggaggCTGAAGGAGGAGCCCCTGGGCCAGCACAACGGCACGGGAGCGCCGTGTGCCGGGAACGTGCCGCTGGAGCGCCGTGATGGGCTCAAGCAGGAGTGTCCCAGCCCGGACACGGGGCCAACGCCGGTGAAGAAGATGAAGGTGGAGCCTCTCCTCACCTGA